In Candidatus Cloacimonadota bacterium, the following proteins share a genomic window:
- a CDS encoding ABC transporter ATP-binding protein, which translates to MKQPFKPLNFNVKNVIETQGLTKYFKDLKALDNVNLEIPRGRIIGLLGKNGAGKSTLMRCMLGFLKYTGEIRLFETKLKSHNESIHNHIAFIPDVSSLDDRLTVQQTMEYVAGLNSAWNEVKAEKLLLKSRLPKNKKVGKLSKGMKTKLYLLITLSLDVKVLLLDEPTLGLDIEFRKNFFNTILGEFYDDNRTIIISTHQVEEVEHILQDIIFIDDGKIVLYDEVEKLKNSYHFIEVPNDRKDELMKLNPLTVNHSLGKVGAIIKEKINIEGAEYSRPSLSDLFLAKCGGKNE; encoded by the coding sequence ATGAAACAACCATTTAAACCTTTGAATTTCAATGTAAAAAATGTAATTGAAACACAAGGTCTTACAAAATACTTCAAAGATTTGAAAGCCCTTGATAATGTAAACTTGGAAATTCCGAGAGGAAGAATCATCGGACTGCTCGGAAAAAATGGTGCCGGAAAATCTACTCTGATGAGATGTATGCTTGGATTTTTGAAATATACAGGAGAGATCCGGCTTTTTGAAACAAAATTAAAATCTCATAATGAATCTATCCACAACCACATTGCTTTTATCCCTGATGTTAGCAGTTTGGATGATCGCCTAACTGTTCAGCAAACCATGGAATATGTTGCCGGACTGAATTCTGCTTGGAATGAAGTTAAGGCTGAAAAACTTCTCCTAAAAAGCCGATTACCCAAAAATAAAAAAGTGGGAAAACTTTCAAAAGGAATGAAAACGAAATTGTATCTGCTCATCACCCTATCCCTTGATGTGAAAGTGCTTCTGCTGGATGAACCAACGCTTGGGCTTGATATAGAATTCCGAAAAAATTTCTTCAACACTATTTTGGGAGAATTTTATGATGATAATAGAACGATAATAATCTCTACACATCAGGTAGAAGAAGTTGAGCACATCCTTCAGGATATTATTTTCATAGATGACGGTAAGATAGTGCTCTATGATGAAGTGGAAAAATTAAAAAATTCATATCATTTTATTGAAGTTCCAAATGATAGAAAAGACGAATTGATGAAATTAAACCCGCTCACAGTCAATCATTCTTTGGGAAAGGTGGGTGCTATTATAAAAGAAAAAATAAATATTGAGGGAGCGGAATATTCCCGCCCGTCTCTTTCCGACCTATTTCTGGCAAAATGCGGAGGTAAAAATGAATAA
- a CDS encoding GntR family transcriptional regulator has product MMKFTENMPLYLQVREEIENAILSCAVKEDEAIPSIRKLAQEYRLNPHTISAAVTELMLEEYLYKKRGVGIFVSKNSRKKLMKKKKDDFFSIDLKKIIEKCQFLNISKDELIKTISQQFSEKGAK; this is encoded by the coding sequence ATGATGAAGTTCACTGAAAATATGCCTCTTTATCTGCAAGTCCGGGAAGAGATTGAAAATGCAATTCTCTCATGTGCAGTAAAAGAGGACGAAGCCATTCCGTCCATTCGAAAATTGGCACAGGAATATCGCTTGAACCCTCACACTATTTCCGCAGCAGTAACTGAACTGATGCTGGAAGAATATCTGTATAAGAAAAGAGGTGTCGGTATTTTTGTATCAAAAAATTCACGGAAAAAACTTATGAAAAAGAAAAAAGATGATTTCTTTTCCATTGATCTAAAAAAAATTATTGAAAAATGTCAATTTCTAAACATTTCCAAAGATGAGCTGATCAAAACGATTTCCCAGCAATTCTCGGAGAAAGGAGCAAAATGA